A window of the Gemmatirosa kalamazoonensis genome harbors these coding sequences:
- a CDS encoding PEP-CTERM sorting domain-containing protein, translating to MRSTVPRFAVAAVVVALSAPRAAHAQNLLYNPGFEIGNLDGWTSPTNHMPPRSFTPFAHSGLYAAEMPSVYPFNYPGPPNYQQFGQTIATTVGQSYDVSFWAMNFGPNGPIPNNPNGLRILFGGTTLFDQQLTNSTWQLFTVHGTATSTSTWFEIDGFSPIGSNFIDDLSVAAAGPGAGPPTTTPEPATLALLATGLLALGARAVARR from the coding sequence ATGCGTTCGACCGTGCCACGTTTCGCCGTAGCCGCCGTCGTCGTCGCCCTGTCCGCGCCGCGCGCCGCCCACGCGCAGAACCTGCTCTACAACCCCGGCTTCGAGATCGGGAACCTCGATGGGTGGACGAGCCCGACCAACCACATGCCGCCGCGCTCGTTCACGCCGTTCGCGCACAGTGGGCTCTACGCGGCCGAGATGCCGTCGGTGTACCCGTTCAACTATCCGGGGCCGCCGAACTACCAGCAGTTCGGGCAGACGATCGCGACGACGGTCGGCCAGAGCTACGACGTGTCGTTCTGGGCCATGAACTTCGGCCCGAACGGCCCGATCCCGAACAACCCGAACGGCCTGCGCATCCTTTTCGGCGGCACCACGCTGTTCGATCAGCAGCTCACGAACAGCACCTGGCAGCTGTTCACCGTGCACGGCACCGCGACGTCGACGAGCACCTGGTTCGAGATCGACGGGTTCAGCCCCATCGGCTCGAACTTCATCGACGACCTGAGCGTCGCCGCGGCCGGACCCGGTGCCGGCCCGCCGACCACCACCCCCGAGCCGGCGACGCTCGCGCTGCTCGCCACGGGGCTCCTCGCGCTCGGCGCGAGGGCGGTCGCGAGGCGTTAG
- a CDS encoding protein kinase domain-containing protein, with protein MASAVLLERLQRALEPAYAIERELGGGGMSRVFLAEERALGRRVVVKVLAPELAEEMTAERFAREIRVAASLQQANIVPLLTTGGADGLTYYTMPYVEGRTLRDRLGGVGLPLGEAVNIARDVARALAFAHRHGVVHRDIKPENILISGGTAVVTDFGIAKAVDRARTNAFGSSSTLTRDGTSVGTPAYMSPEQCAGDPAVDHRSDIYAWGVFTYEMLAGRHPFAERRTMHELIRAHLVEPPPPLLDLRPDLPPSLAGLVERCLEKSPEQRPLAADDLVQALDVLSITGTMTSAEFQLPGVDVEAPSVAVLPFANMSPNREDEFFADGISEEIMSALARVRGLRVAARTSCFAFKGRMVDLRVMAEQLGVRTVLEGSVRRAGPRVRVSTQLVSATDGLHLWSERYDREIVDIFAVQDEIARAIADTLGTRLRGASLPMVRVTGGRPAGPASVEAYEEYLRGRLHLDQRSTNLGASIASFERAAALDPGLSVAHAGLAHVYTWLGLWYIAPATIAFAKVREAADRALSLDHKDAVALAARAIMALWYEWDWAAAERVAQQAIDAAPGLPLGYSVMTYVRVAGGQHEAAIDTAARSASLDPLSNAAKTDLGDALRYAGRHAEALEVLLPVVRREPGHILANLWVAYQLDALGDAASAVPHAERAAAAASGSPAPTAALARILARAGREAEARAIRDGLAARGASEYIAEYLLAIASVELDDHETTLARLERSVAARDPHMMLMHREYYWDALRGHPRFEALVRTVGVRRET; from the coding sequence ATGGCCAGTGCCGTTCTGCTCGAGCGGCTCCAGCGCGCGCTCGAACCCGCGTACGCCATCGAGCGTGAGCTGGGCGGCGGCGGCATGTCGCGCGTCTTCCTCGCCGAGGAGCGCGCGTTAGGCCGTCGGGTCGTGGTGAAGGTGCTCGCCCCGGAGCTGGCCGAGGAGATGACCGCCGAGCGGTTCGCGCGTGAGATCCGGGTCGCCGCCTCGCTGCAGCAGGCGAACATCGTCCCGCTGCTCACGACCGGCGGCGCCGACGGGCTCACGTACTACACCATGCCGTACGTCGAGGGACGTACGCTGCGCGACCGCCTCGGTGGCGTCGGGCTGCCGCTCGGCGAGGCGGTGAACATCGCCCGCGACGTCGCCCGCGCGCTCGCGTTCGCACACCGGCACGGGGTGGTGCACCGCGACATCAAGCCGGAGAACATCCTCATCTCCGGCGGCACCGCGGTCGTCACCGACTTCGGCATCGCGAAGGCCGTCGACCGCGCGCGGACGAACGCGTTCGGGTCGAGCTCCACGCTCACCCGCGACGGCACGTCGGTGGGAACGCCGGCCTACATGAGCCCCGAGCAGTGCGCGGGCGATCCGGCGGTCGACCACCGGTCGGACATCTACGCGTGGGGCGTGTTCACCTACGAGATGCTGGCCGGGCGCCACCCGTTCGCCGAACGGCGCACGATGCACGAGCTGATTCGCGCACACCTCGTGGAGCCGCCGCCGCCGCTGCTCGACCTGCGCCCCGACCTGCCGCCGTCGCTCGCCGGTCTCGTCGAGCGATGCCTGGAGAAGTCGCCCGAGCAGCGTCCGCTGGCCGCGGACGACCTCGTGCAGGCGCTCGACGTCCTGTCGATCACCGGCACGATGACGTCGGCGGAGTTCCAGCTGCCGGGCGTCGACGTGGAGGCGCCGTCGGTCGCGGTGCTGCCGTTCGCGAACATGAGCCCGAACCGCGAGGACGAGTTCTTCGCCGACGGGATCAGCGAGGAGATCATGAGCGCGCTCGCGCGCGTGCGCGGCCTCCGGGTGGCCGCGCGCACGTCGTGCTTCGCGTTCAAGGGACGCATGGTGGACCTGCGCGTGATGGCCGAGCAGCTCGGCGTGCGCACGGTGCTGGAGGGGAGCGTGCGCCGCGCCGGCCCGCGCGTGCGCGTGTCGACGCAGCTCGTGAGCGCGACCGACGGGCTGCACCTGTGGAGCGAGCGCTACGACCGGGAGATCGTCGACATCTTCGCGGTCCAGGACGAGATCGCGCGCGCCATCGCCGACACGTTAGGCACCCGGCTCCGCGGCGCGTCGCTGCCCATGGTGCGCGTGACGGGCGGCCGACCCGCCGGCCCGGCGAGCGTGGAGGCGTACGAGGAGTACCTGCGCGGCCGGCTGCACCTCGACCAGCGGAGCACGAACCTCGGCGCGTCGATCGCGAGCTTCGAGCGCGCGGCGGCGCTCGACCCGGGGCTGTCGGTCGCGCACGCGGGGCTCGCGCACGTCTACACGTGGCTCGGGCTGTGGTACATCGCGCCCGCGACGATCGCGTTCGCGAAGGTGCGCGAGGCGGCCGACCGCGCGCTCTCGCTCGACCACAAGGACGCCGTCGCGCTCGCGGCGCGCGCGATCATGGCGCTCTGGTACGAGTGGGACTGGGCGGCGGCGGAGCGGGTCGCGCAGCAGGCGATCGACGCCGCCCCGGGGCTGCCCTTGGGCTACTCGGTGATGACGTACGTACGCGTCGCCGGCGGACAGCACGAGGCGGCGATCGACACGGCCGCACGCTCCGCGTCGCTCGACCCGCTGTCGAACGCGGCGAAGACGGACCTCGGCGACGCGCTCCGCTACGCGGGACGGCACGCGGAGGCGCTCGAGGTGCTGCTCCCCGTGGTGCGGCGCGAGCCGGGGCACATCCTCGCGAACCTGTGGGTCGCCTACCAGCTCGACGCGCTGGGCGACGCCGCGTCGGCGGTGCCGCACGCCGAGCGCGCGGCGGCGGCCGCGTCGGGCAGTCCCGCGCCCACCGCGGCGCTCGCGCGCATCCTCGCGCGCGCGGGGCGCGAGGCCGAGGCGCGCGCGATCCGCGACGGGCTCGCCGCGCGCGGCGCCAGCGAGTACATCGCCGAGTACCTGCTCGCCATCGCGTCGGTGGAGCTCGACGATCACGAGACGACGCTCGCGCGGTTGGAGCGCTCGGTGGCGGCCCGCGATCCGCACATGATGCTCATGCACCGCGAGTACTACTGGGACGCGCTGCGCGGTCATCCGCGGTTCGAGGCGCTCGTGCGCACGGTTGGCGTTAGGCGGGAGACCTGA
- a CDS encoding patatin-like phospholipase family protein, with the protein MPVRNLVFQGGGVKGIAYVGVLGALEEAGALATVTRVAGTSAGAITAALVACGATAADLSDALTHTSFSSFCDGHGGILGDADRLLQSGFGIHPGETIETWLQQQIGAVTGRLLGTPRPDLTLGALHALVGDHGAPFRELYVISTDLCGQRARVLSAATTPDLPVWRAVRMSMSIPIFFAAVEQDGTWWADGAVSWNYPIDLFDGVRRQPVDSAQLPAATDDGETIGFCMGTQTEVAALRSGWQLPPVQVQDFASYMSSLVSFLLNESTLLHLDASDLARSVFIDVAGVRTTQFDLTPEQAATLVANGRSATTAFLAARAASTASTASTASTASPGVPGGDLPSAPATPPATTPA; encoded by the coding sequence ATGCCGGTGCGCAACCTCGTGTTCCAGGGCGGCGGCGTCAAAGGGATCGCCTATGTCGGCGTGCTCGGCGCGCTCGAGGAGGCCGGCGCGCTGGCGACCGTGACCCGCGTCGCCGGCACGTCCGCCGGCGCGATCACCGCGGCGCTCGTCGCGTGCGGCGCCACCGCCGCGGATCTCTCCGACGCGCTCACCCACACGTCGTTCAGTTCGTTCTGCGATGGGCACGGCGGGATCCTCGGCGACGCCGACCGGCTGCTCCAGAGCGGCTTCGGCATCCACCCGGGCGAGACGATCGAGACGTGGCTCCAGCAGCAGATCGGCGCCGTCACGGGGCGACTGTTAGGCACGCCGCGTCCCGACCTCACGCTCGGCGCGCTGCACGCGCTCGTCGGCGACCACGGCGCGCCGTTCCGCGAGCTGTACGTCATCTCCACCGACCTGTGCGGCCAGCGCGCGCGCGTCCTCTCGGCGGCGACGACGCCCGACCTCCCGGTGTGGCGCGCCGTGCGCATGTCGATGAGCATCCCGATCTTCTTCGCGGCGGTGGAGCAGGACGGGACGTGGTGGGCCGACGGCGCGGTGTCGTGGAACTACCCGATCGACCTGTTCGACGGCGTGCGCCGCCAACCCGTGGACAGCGCGCAGCTGCCGGCCGCGACCGACGACGGCGAGACGATCGGCTTCTGCATGGGCACGCAGACCGAGGTCGCCGCGCTCCGCTCGGGGTGGCAGCTCCCGCCGGTGCAGGTGCAGGACTTCGCGTCGTACATGTCGTCGCTCGTGAGCTTCCTGCTGAACGAGTCGACGCTGCTGCACCTCGACGCGAGCGACCTCGCGCGCAGCGTGTTCATCGACGTCGCCGGCGTGCGCACCACGCAGTTCGACCTCACGCCGGAGCAGGCGGCGACGCTCGTCGCGAACGGGCGCAGCGCGACGACGGCGTTCCTCGCCGCGCGCGCGGCGAGCACGGCGAGCACGGCGAGCACGGCGAGCACGGCGAGCCCCGGTGTGCCCGGGGGAGACCTCCCGTCCGCGCCCGCCACGCCACCGGCGACGACGCCCGCGTAG